One genomic segment of Ipomoea triloba cultivar NCNSP0323 chromosome 9, ASM357664v1 includes these proteins:
- the LOC116030848 gene encoding protein SIEVE ELEMENT OCCLUSION B-like: MHMIQTWSPGYIDDTELGVQGPRYKIIPFIEKEMKERSQGLDSLIFDIDEQISHLVHEIEDKIDDWTNQIDDRIDELRKRSIMFTSERENALWKKERDWSLGLVVGDIEENLTQWIMDEKYIFLYGGNDIKWVREFTSKLREVSYKTRQCMELIYVAKNEKVRARIVVEKMSHVLQSPYDAWRFWTRLQSALVSRINYLNASNWYGDECDDEIAKGFKKLLGYECKGKTMKEWALLSKEQNVAVCGHGTKMLRVINEFKSWKEDLAFKSFDQAFKDYYNKTLHTSSSSNCHSCCAFEYPITLKRIPTKEKCPECFHDMQKLVTFTCYHGDN, from the exons ATGCACATGATTCAAACATGGAGTCCTGGTTATATTGACGATACAGAATTGGGAGTTCAAGGACCAAGATACAAAATAATCCCTTTCATTGAAAAGGAGATGAAAGAAAGGTCTCAAGGTCTTGATAGTTTGATATTTGACATTGACGAACAGATTAGTCATTTGGTACATGAAATTGAGGATAAGATAGATGATTGGACAAATCAAATTGACGATAGGATAGATGAACTG AGAAAGCGCTCAATTATGTTCACAAGTGAAAGAGAAAACGCTCTatggaaaaaagaaagagattGGAGTCTTGGCCTTGTAGTTGGCGATATTGAGGAAAACCTAACCCAATGG ATTATGGACGAaaagtatattttcttatatggaGGAAATGACATTAAATGGGTTAGAGAATTCACTTCCAAATTACGTGAAGTAAGCTACAAAACCCGACAATGCATGGAGTTGATTTATGTTGCAAAAAATGAGAAAGTAAGAGCAAGAATTGTGGTAGAAAAGATGAGCCATGTTTTACAAAGTCCCTACGATGCATGGAGGTTTTGGACAAGGCTTCAAAGTGCATTAGTGTCACGAATCAATTACTTAAATGCAAGTAATTGGTATGGTGATGAGTGCGACGATGAAATTGCAAAAGGGTTCAAAAAATTGTTGGGTTATGAATGTAAGGGTAAAACAATGAAAGAATGGGCATTGTTAAGCAAAGAGCAAAATGTGGCGGTATGTGGGCATGGAACTAAAATGTTGAGGGTCATTAATGAGTTTAAGAGTTGGAAAGAAGATCTGGCCTTTAAAAGCTTTGACCAAGCATTCAAAGACTACTACAACAAGACCCTGCATACTTCTTCTTCATCGAATTGTCATTCTTGTTGTGCTTTTGAATACCCAATCACCTTGAAAAGAATCCCAACAAAAGAGAAATGTCCAGAGTGCTTTCATGATATGCAAAAGTTGGTGACTTTTACATGCTATCATGGTGACAATTGA
- the LOC116029822 gene encoding protein SIEVE ELEMENT OCCLUSION B-like — MANFHIDENSLMELVCATHNPDDGINFNANVVLSAIEKILNFEKATDKEATKEMLQEFDLNYRELSLKIQHICFELTFKSLSIIDGHLTTICLLSTLSAYSWEAKMVLMLAAFSICNGKLNIFSQLHYTKGLAKQLAIVMQITNSTTSNAPNPIDDLIKCAMDLTKCIVEINQSSSYSLSQSVISALPMASYWIGRSIACIVAHCACFPLINIKFQSEMNIITVEIKDILSSCYPALETKKAEESYKALKSALFHNSSNKLEVLKLVLNVIDESEISLSRRFYEAKIRLQLDTEFGLNFFDDENAKVALLLTSGLDISNERIQFLNNFYLDSMSTPFILWIPIVDDHFLWSTKQYKEFRDKMQFAMMDDPHKRIARSFTRFVKENLLPHFQIGEESILISLDQQGRIIHTNAMHMIQTWSPDYIEDRKLKVQGRNNIIPFIKKEMKERSQGLDSLIFDIDEQISLLAREVDDKIDAWTNQINNRINELREHSNMYTSERENALWKKEKDWSLRLVVGEMDNEVTSWIEKERCIFLYGGNDIKWVREFTSKVHEVTLNTESDIELIYVGKNEKVRASIDEEHPSYFLESPYHAWRFWTRLQSALLSRINYLNAANCHGDECDDEIAQGFKKLLGYECKGATMEGWTLLGKGQRVITCGQGAKMLRVINEYENWKENMSLKSFEQAFKDYYNKTLHTSCSPNSHSCCAFEYPITLKEIPKKEKCPECFHDMQKLVTFTCYHGDN; from the exons ATGGCAAACTTTCATATTGACGAGAATTCATTGATGGAGCTAGTTTGTGCAACTCATAATCCTGATGACGGTATAAACTTCAATGCTAATGTTGTTCTTAGTGCAATTGAGAAAATTCTCAACTTTGAAAAG GCCACTGATAAAGAAGCCACCAAAGAGATGCTACAGGAGTTTGATCTCAATTATAGGGAGCTttcattaaaaatacaacacatTTGTTTTGAG CTAACATTCAAGTCATTAAGCATCATAGATGGACACCTTACCACAATATGTCTATTAAGCACATTATCAGCGTATTCATGGGAGGCAAAGATGGTGCTAATGCTTGCAGCCTTTTCCATTTGCAATGGAAAACTCAACATTTTTTCTCAACTACACTATACGAAAGGGTTGGCAAAGCAATTGGCAATTGTCATGCAAATAACAAATTCAACAACATCTAATGCCCCAAACCCAATTGATGATTTGATAAAGTGTGCCATGGATCTCACCAAATGCATTGTTGAGATTAATCAATCATCATCATATTCTTTGTCCCAATCAGTTATTTCGGCATTACCAATGGCTAGCTATTGGATTGGTAGAAGCATTGCTTGTATTGTGGCCCATTGTGCTTGTTTTCCTCTGATAAATATCAA GTTTCAAAGTGAAATGAACATTATAACGGTCGAGATCAAAGATATACTCTCCTCTTGTTACCCAGCACTAG aaacGAAGAAAGCAGAGGAATCTTATAAAGCACTCAAAAGTGCTTTATTTCACAACTCTTCTAATAAATTAGAAGTTTTAAAGCTAGTATTAAATGTCATTGATGAGAGTGAGATTTCACTTTCTAGAAGGTTTTATGAGGCCAAGATAAGACTGCAGTTA gaCACGGAATTtggattaaatttttttgatgaTGAGAATGCAAAAGTGGCTCTGCTACTAACATCCGGCCTTGACATCTCTAATGAGAGGATTCAGTTTCTCAATAACTTTTACTTAGATTCAATGTCAACTCCATTTATTCTTTGGATTCCAATTGTGGACGATCATTTCCTGTGGTCGACTAAGCAATATAAAGAATTTAGAGATAAAATGCAGTTTGCAATGATGGATGACCCACATAAAAGGATTGCACGAAGCTTTACTAGATTTGTGAAGGAGAATCTCCTTCCTCACTTTCAGATTGGAGAGGAGTCTATTCTCATTTCACTAGACCAACAAGGAAGGATCATTCATACAAACGCAATGCACATGATACAAACATGGAGTCCTGATTATATTGAAGATAGAAAGTTGAAAGTTCAGGGACGAAATAATATAATCCCTTTCATTAAAAAGGAGATGAAAGAAAGGTCTCAAGGTCTTGATAGTTTGATATTTGACATTGACGAACAAATAAGTCTATTGGCACGTGAGGTTGATGATAAGATAGATGCTTGGACAAATCAAATTAACAATAGGATAAATGAATTG AGAGAGCACTCAAATATGTACACAAGTGAAAGAGAAAACGCTctatggaaaaaagaaaaagattggAGTCTTCGCCTTGTGGTTGGTGAAATGGACAACGAAGTAACATCTTGG ATTGAGAAAGAAAGGTGTATTTTCTTATATGGAGGAAATGACATTAAATGGGTTAGAGAATTCACTTCCAAAGTACATGAAGTAACCTTAAACACCGAGTCAGACATAGAGTTGATTTATGttggaaaaaatgagaaagtaAGAGCAAGCATTGATGAAGAACACCCGAGCTATTTTTTAGAAAGTCCCTACCATGCTTGGAGGTTTTGGACAAGGCTTCAAAGTGCGTTATTGTCGCGAATCAATTACTTAAATGCAGCTAATTGTCACGGTGATGAGTGCGACGATGAAATTGCACAAGGGTTTAAAAAATTGTTGGGTTATGAATGTAAGGGTGCAACAATGGAAGGATGGACATTGTTAGGCAAAGGGCAAAGGGTGATTACATGTGGGCAAGGAGCTAAAATGTTGAGGGTCATTAATGAGTACGAGAATTGGAAGGAAAACATGTCCCTTAAAAGCTTTGAGCAAGCATTCAAAGACTACTACAACAAGACGCTGCATACTTCTTGTTCACCGAATAGCCATTCTTGTTGTGCTTTTGAATACCCAATCACCTTGAAAGAAATTCCAAAGAAAGAGAAATGTCCAGAGTGCTTTCATGATATGCAAAAGTTGGTGACTTTTACATGCTATCATGGTGACAATTGA
- the LOC116029032 gene encoding protein SIEVE ELEMENT OCCLUSION B-like isoform X2, giving the protein MDLTKCIVEINQSSSYSLPQSIISVLPFASYWVGRSIACTVAYCACLPMANIKFESELNIITTKIKDILTTCSPALEAKRADESYQALQHALFNNSSDKLTVLKLILNVIDDNEISHFMWIGRRHETIGLNYFDEDKKVALLLTSGLDISNERIQFLNAFYYYPRSTPYILWIPILNDHAALSIEQYEQFRDKMWFETMDDPNKRIARSFTRFVKENLLPHFQIGEEPILVSLDQHGRIVHTNMMHMIQTWSDDYIEDSKLRVERKHSNMYTSERENALWKKEKDWSLGLVVGKIDERVTSWIENERCFFLYGGNNIKWVREFTSKVHEVTFKTQSNINLIYVGKNEKVRASIDEEHSSYLLESPYDAWRFWTRLQSALLSRINYLNAANCHGDECDDEIAQGFKKLLGYECKGATMEGWAVLSKRQKVVVCGQGAKMLRVINEYESWKENIALKSFDQAFKDYYNKTLHTCCSSNSHSCCALEYPITLKEILKKEKCPECFHDMQKFVTFTCYHGDS; this is encoded by the exons ATGGATCTCACCAAATGCATTGTTGAGATCAATCAATCGTCATCGTATTCTTTGCCCCAATCAATCATTTCGGTATTACCATTTGCTAGCTATTGGGTTGGTAGAAGCATTGCTTGTACTGTGGCCTATTGTGCTTGTCTTCCTATGGCAAACATCAA gtttgAAAGTGAACTCAACATTATAACTACCAAAATCAAGGATATACTCACCACTTGTTCCCCAGCACTAG aAGCGAAGAGAGCAGACGAATCTTATCAAGCATTACAACATGCTTTATTTAACAACTCTTCCGATAAATTGACAGTATTAAAGTTAATATTAAATGTCATTGATGATAATGAGATTTCACATTTTATGTGGATCGGCAGG CGTCATGAGACAATTggattaaattattttgatgaggATAAAAAAGTGGCTCTGCTACTAACATCAGGCCTTGACATCTCTAATGAGAGGATTCAGTTTCTCAATGCCTTTTACTACTATCCAAGGTCAACTCCATATATACTTTGGATTCCAATTCTGAATGATCATGCAGCATTGTCGATTGAGCAATATGAACAATTTCGAGATAAAATGTGGTTTGAAACAATGGACGATCCAAATAAAAGGATTGCACGAAGCTTTACTAGATTTGTCAAGGAGAATCTCCTCCCTCACTTTCAGATCGGAGAGGAGCCTATCCTCGTTTCACTAGATCAACATGGAAGGATCGTTCATACAAACATGATGCACATGATTCAAACATGGAGTGATGATTATATTGAAGATAGTAAATTGAGAGTTGAG AGAAAGCACTCAAATATGTACACAAGTGAAAGAGAAAACGCTctatggaaaaaagaaaaagattggAGTCTTGGCCTTGTGGTTGGCAAAATTGATGAAAGAGTAACATCTTGG ATTGAGAACGAAAGGTGTTTTTTCTTATATGGAGGAAATAACATTAAATGGGTTAGAGAATTCACTTCCAAAGTACATGAAGTAACCTTCAAAACCCAGTCAAACATAAATTTGATTTATGttggaaaaaatgagaaagtaAGAGCAAGCATTGATGAAGAACACTCGAGCTATTTATTAGAAAGTCCCTACGATGCTTGGAGGTTTTGGACAAGGCTTCAAAGTGCATTATTGTCGCGAATCAATTACTTAAATGCAGCTAATTGTCACGGTGATGAGTGCGACGATGAAATTGCACAAGGGTTCAAAAAATTGTTGGGTTATGAATGTAAGGGTGCAACTATGGAAGGATGGGCAGTGTTAAGCAAACGGCAAAAGGTGGTCGTATGTGGACAAGGAGCTAAAATGTTGAGGGTCATTAATGAGTATGAGAGTTGGAAGGAAAACATAGCCCTTAAAAGCTTTGACCAAGCATTCAAAGACTACTACAACAAGACCCTGCATACTTGTTGTTCATCGAATAGCCATTCTTGTTGTGCTTTAGAATACCCAATCACCTTGAAAGAAATTCTAAAGAAAGAGAAATGTCCAGAGTGCTTTCATGATATGCAAAAGTTTGTGACTTTTACATGCTATCATGGTGACAGTTGA
- the LOC116029032 gene encoding uncharacterized protein LOC116029032 isoform X1: MDLTKCIVEINQSSSYSLPQSIISVLPFASYWVGRSIACTVAYCACLPMANIKFESELNIITTKIKDILTTCSPALEAKRADESYQALQHALFNNSSDKLTVLKLILNVIDDNEISHFMWIGRRHETIGLNYFDEDKKVALLLTSGLDISNERIQFLNAFYYYPRSTPYILWIPILNDHAALSIEQYEQFRDKMWFETMDDPNKRIARSFTRFVKENLLPHFQIGEEPILVSLDQHGRIVHTNMMHMIQTWSDDYIEDSKLRVEVRNNIIPFIEKEMKERSQGLDSLIFDIDEQISHLALEVDNKIDGWADQINDRLNKLRKHSNMYTSERENALWKKEKDWSLGLVVGKIDERVTSWIENERCFFLYGGNNIKWVREFTSKVHEVTFKTQSNINLIYVGKNEKVRASIDEEHSSYLLESPYDAWRFWTRLQSALLSRINYLNAANCHGDECDDEIAQGFKKLLGYECKGATMEGWAVLSKRQKVVVCGQGAKMLRVINEYESWKENIALKSFDQAFKDYYNKTLHTCCSSNSHSCCALEYPITLKEILKKEKCPECFHDMQKFVTFTCYHGDS; the protein is encoded by the exons ATGGATCTCACCAAATGCATTGTTGAGATCAATCAATCGTCATCGTATTCTTTGCCCCAATCAATCATTTCGGTATTACCATTTGCTAGCTATTGGGTTGGTAGAAGCATTGCTTGTACTGTGGCCTATTGTGCTTGTCTTCCTATGGCAAACATCAA gtttgAAAGTGAACTCAACATTATAACTACCAAAATCAAGGATATACTCACCACTTGTTCCCCAGCACTAG aAGCGAAGAGAGCAGACGAATCTTATCAAGCATTACAACATGCTTTATTTAACAACTCTTCCGATAAATTGACAGTATTAAAGTTAATATTAAATGTCATTGATGATAATGAGATTTCACATTTTATGTGGATCGGCAGG CGTCATGAGACAATTggattaaattattttgatgaggATAAAAAAGTGGCTCTGCTACTAACATCAGGCCTTGACATCTCTAATGAGAGGATTCAGTTTCTCAATGCCTTTTACTACTATCCAAGGTCAACTCCATATATACTTTGGATTCCAATTCTGAATGATCATGCAGCATTGTCGATTGAGCAATATGAACAATTTCGAGATAAAATGTGGTTTGAAACAATGGACGATCCAAATAAAAGGATTGCACGAAGCTTTACTAGATTTGTCAAGGAGAATCTCCTCCCTCACTTTCAGATCGGAGAGGAGCCTATCCTCGTTTCACTAGATCAACATGGAAGGATCGTTCATACAAACATGATGCACATGATTCAAACATGGAGTGATGATTATATTGAAGATAGTAAATTGAGAGTTGAGGTACGAAACAATATAATCCCTTTCAtcgaaaaggaaatgaaagaaaGGTCTCAAGGTCTTGATAGTTTGATATTTGACATTGACGAACAAATAAGTCATTTGGCACTTGAAGTTGATAATAAGATAGATGGTTGGGCAGATCAAATTAACGATAGGCTAAATAAGCTG AGAAAGCACTCAAATATGTACACAAGTGAAAGAGAAAACGCTctatggaaaaaagaaaaagattggAGTCTTGGCCTTGTGGTTGGCAAAATTGATGAAAGAGTAACATCTTGG ATTGAGAACGAAAGGTGTTTTTTCTTATATGGAGGAAATAACATTAAATGGGTTAGAGAATTCACTTCCAAAGTACATGAAGTAACCTTCAAAACCCAGTCAAACATAAATTTGATTTATGttggaaaaaatgagaaagtaAGAGCAAGCATTGATGAAGAACACTCGAGCTATTTATTAGAAAGTCCCTACGATGCTTGGAGGTTTTGGACAAGGCTTCAAAGTGCATTATTGTCGCGAATCAATTACTTAAATGCAGCTAATTGTCACGGTGATGAGTGCGACGATGAAATTGCACAAGGGTTCAAAAAATTGTTGGGTTATGAATGTAAGGGTGCAACTATGGAAGGATGGGCAGTGTTAAGCAAACGGCAAAAGGTGGTCGTATGTGGACAAGGAGCTAAAATGTTGAGGGTCATTAATGAGTATGAGAGTTGGAAGGAAAACATAGCCCTTAAAAGCTTTGACCAAGCATTCAAAGACTACTACAACAAGACCCTGCATACTTGTTGTTCATCGAATAGCCATTCTTGTTGTGCTTTAGAATACCCAATCACCTTGAAAGAAATTCTAAAGAAAGAGAAATGTCCAGAGTGCTTTCATGATATGCAAAAGTTTGTGACTTTTACATGCTATCATGGTGACAGTTGA
- the LOC116028427 gene encoding uncharacterized protein LOC116028427 isoform X2 — MVTQIANPTASNGPNPIHNLIKCAMDLTKCILEINQSSSIISALPFASYWIGRSIACTVAYCAYLPTANIKFESELNIITTKIKDILTTCSHALEAKRAEESYQALQHALFNNSSDKLEVLMLILNVIDDNEISLSTYKVLKSVHGLNFFDEDKKVALLLTSGLDISNERITFLNLFYGDSMSTPHILWIPILDDHATWSIEQYEEFKDKMWFQTMDDPHKRIARSFTRFVKENLLPHFQIGEEPILVSLDQRGRIVHTNAMHMIQTWTPDYTEDKKLRVEARNNIIPFIEKEMKERSQGLDSLIFDIDEQISHLAREVDDKIDGWTDQINDSINKLRKHSNMYTSERENALWKKEKVWSLGLVVGKIDHRVTSWIEKERCIFLYGGNNIKWIREFTSKVHEVSLKTQSNIKLNYVGKNEKVRASIDEEHSSFFLESPYHAWRFWTRLQSALLSRINYLNAANSHGDECDDEIAQGFKKLLGYECKGATMEGWALLSKGQKVAVCGQGAKLLRVINEYESWKENMALKSFDQAFKDYYNKTLHTSCSSNSHSCCAFEYPITLKEIPTKEKCPECFHDMQKLVTFTCFHGDS, encoded by the exons ATGGTCACACAAATCGCAAATCCAACAGCATCTAATGGCCCAAACCCAATTCATAATTTGATAAAGTGTGCCATGGATCTCACCAAATGCATTCTTGAGATCAATCAATCGTCATCAATCATTTCGGCATTACCATTTGCTAGCTATTGGATCGGTAGAAGCATTGCTTGTACTGTGGCCTATTGTGCTTACCTTCCTACGGCAAACATCAA gtttgAAAGTGAACTCAACATTATAACTACCAAAATCAAGGATATACTCACCACTTGTTCCCATGCACTAG aAGCGAAGAGAGCAGAAGAATCTTATCAAGCATTACAACATGCTTTATTTAACAACTCTTCCGATAAATTGGAAGtattaatgttaatattaaatgtgATTGATGATAATGAGATTTCGCTTTCTACGTACAAG GTTCTGAAAAGTGTCCAtggattaaatttttttgatgaGGATAAAAAAGTGGCTCTGCTACTAACATCAGGCCTTGACATCTCTAATGAGAGGATTACGTTTCTCAATTTGTTTTACGGTGATTCAATGTCAACTCCACATATACTTTGGATTCCAATTCTGGATGATCATGCAACATGGTCAATTGAGCAATATGAAGAATTTAAAGATAAAATGTGGTTCCAAACAATGGACGATCCACATAAAAGGATTGCACGAAGCTTTACTAGATTTGTCAAGGAGAATCTCCTCCCACACTTTCAGATCGGAGAGGAGCCTATCCTCGTTTCACTAGATCAACGTGGAAGGATCGTTCATACAAACGCGATGCACATGATTCAAACATGGACTCCTGATTATACTGAAGATAAGAAATTGAGAGTTGAGGCACGAAACAATATAATCCCTTTCattgaaaaggaaatgaaagaaaGGTCTCAAGGTCTGGATAGTTTGATATTTGACATTGACGAACAAATAAGTCATTTGGCACGTGAAGTTGATGATAAGATAGATGGTTGGACAGATCAAATTAACGATAGCATAAATAAGCTG agaaaacattcaaatatgtACACAAGTGAAAGAGAAAACGCTctatggaaaaaagaaaaagtttggAGTCTTGGCCTTGTGGTTGGCAAAATTGACCACAGAGTAACATCTTGG ATTGAGAAAGAAAGGTGTATTTTCTTATATGGAGGAAATAACATTAAATGGATTAGAGAATTCACTTCCAAAGTACATGAAGTAAGCTTAAAAACTCAGTCAAACATAAAGTTGAATTATGttggaaaaaatgagaaagtaAGAGCAAGCATTGATGAAGAACACTCGAGCTTTTTTTTAGAAAGTCCCTACCATGCTTGGAGGTTTTGGACAAGGCTTCAAAGTGCGTTATTGTCGCGAATCAATTACTTAAATGCAGCTAATAGTCACGGTGATGAGTGCGACGATGAAATTGCACAAGGGTTTAAAAAATTGTTGGGTTATGAATGTAAGGGTGCAACAATGGAAGGATGGGCATTGTTAAGTAAAGGGCAAAAGGTGGCCGTATGTGGGCAAGGAGCTAAACTGTTGAGGGTCATTAATGAGTATGAGAGTTGGAAGGAAAACATGGCCCTTAAAAGCTTTGACCAAGCTTTCAAAGACTACTACAACAAGACCCTGCATACTTCTTGTTCATCGAATAGTCATTCTTGTTGTGCTTTTGAATACCCAATCACCTTGAAAGAAATTCCAACGAAAGAGAAATGTCCAGAGTGCTTTCATGATATGCAAAAGTTGGTGACTTTTACATGCTTTCATGGTGACAGTTGA